A window from Micromonospora terminaliae encodes these proteins:
- a CDS encoding M48 family metallopeptidase, producing the protein MAGTRKPVVEVRRSQRRRRTVSAYRDGERVVVLIPDQFSRAEESEWVDRMLARLAAREGRLARSDAELLARATRLISLYLSEHGAAAIPASVRWVTNQNGRWGSCTPADRTIRISHRIQDMPDWVIDYVLLHELAHLIVPSHNAAFWALVARYPKSERARGYLEGVAATTGVPLTD; encoded by the coding sequence ATGGCCGGGACGCGGAAGCCCGTCGTCGAAGTACGGCGCAGCCAGCGCCGGCGGCGCACGGTGTCCGCGTACCGCGACGGGGAACGCGTCGTGGTGCTCATCCCCGACCAGTTCTCCCGCGCCGAGGAGAGCGAGTGGGTCGACCGGATGCTGGCCCGGCTCGCCGCCCGCGAGGGCCGGCTCGCCCGCTCGGACGCCGAGCTGCTGGCCCGGGCCACCCGACTGATCAGCCTCTACCTTTCCGAGCACGGGGCGGCCGCCATTCCGGCGAGTGTCCGCTGGGTGACCAACCAGAACGGCCGCTGGGGTTCCTGCACCCCCGCCGACCGCACCATCCGGATCTCCCACCGCATCCAGGACATGCCCGACTGGGTGATCGACTACGTGCTGCTGCACGAGCTGGCGCACCTCATCGTACCCAGCCACAACGCCGCCTTCTGGGCCCTGGTCGCCCGCTACCCGAAGAGCGAGCGCGCCCGCGGCTACCTGGAAGGCGTAGCGGCAACCACCGGCGTCCCCCTGACCGACTGA
- a CDS encoding DUF5679 domain-containing protein, with the protein MADQAQTYNGYCVKCKEKRDFEGRVEVSKTGMNMAKGKCPVCGTTVNRILGKAKV; encoded by the coding sequence GTGGCCGACCAGGCCCAGACCTACAACGGTTACTGCGTGAAGTGCAAGGAGAAGCGGGACTTCGAGGGCCGCGTGGAGGTCTCGAAGACCGGCATGAACATGGCCAAGGGCAAGTGCCCGGTGTGCGGCACAACAGTGAACCGCATCCTGGGCAAGGCCAAGGTCTGA
- a CDS encoding TOMM precursor leader peptide-binding protein: MPLARPTLLPGLTRLWRDRHTLQLGVEPGRAVLLEVTSPGAARLLDLLDGTRSERAVLAAAADARVPPAEARMLLDTLRSAALVVPAQSLLPRDLTGPVRARLAGEADALALAAPALPGTPARLLRRRRAARVLVTGAGRLGAAIAVALAQAGVGHVVPDLAGPVRPGDLVGTGVTGAELGRPLAPAVRAALARCAPGTTTTPIRPGRADLVVQLGADRPAALLATGYARRRQPHLLVDLRGGVPVVGPLVRPPVGPCLHCLDLHRTDRDPDWPALAAQLASGDGDRACAAATRLAAAAYATAEALTHLDGGTPETLGCAVEIGQPGRFRHRRWPPHPSCGCSGRRPIRSGASAPGRTAAAGPSRR, translated from the coding sequence ATGCCCCTCGCCCGTCCGACGCTCCTGCCCGGCCTGACCCGGCTCTGGCGGGACCGGCACACCCTCCAGCTCGGGGTGGAACCCGGCCGGGCCGTGCTGCTGGAGGTGACCAGCCCGGGCGCCGCCCGCCTGCTCGACCTGCTCGACGGCACCCGCAGCGAGCGGGCCGTGCTCGCCGCCGCCGCCGACGCACGGGTCCCGCCGGCCGAGGCCCGGATGCTGCTCGACACACTCCGCTCGGCCGCGCTGGTCGTACCCGCGCAGAGCCTGCTCCCCCGCGACCTCACCGGGCCGGTCCGGGCCCGGCTCGCCGGGGAGGCCGACGCCCTGGCCCTGGCCGCGCCCGCCCTGCCCGGCACGCCGGCCCGGCTGCTGCGCCGCCGGCGCGCGGCGCGCGTCCTGGTCACGGGGGCCGGGCGCCTCGGCGCGGCGATCGCCGTCGCGCTGGCGCAGGCCGGGGTCGGGCACGTCGTACCCGATCTGGCCGGCCCGGTCCGCCCGGGTGACCTGGTGGGGACCGGCGTCACCGGCGCGGAGCTGGGCCGTCCCCTGGCGCCGGCGGTGCGTGCGGCGCTGGCCCGGTGCGCGCCCGGCACGACGACCACGCCGATCCGGCCCGGCCGGGCGGACCTGGTGGTCCAGCTCGGCGCGGACCGCCCGGCGGCCCTGCTCGCCACCGGGTACGCGCGCCGCCGCCAGCCGCACCTGCTGGTCGACCTGCGCGGCGGCGTGCCGGTGGTCGGCCCGCTGGTCCGCCCGCCGGTGGGTCCCTGCCTGCACTGCCTCGACCTGCACCGGACCGACCGGGACCCGGACTGGCCGGCACTCGCCGCCCAGCTCGCGTCCGGCGACGGCGACCGGGCCTGCGCGGCGGCCACCCGGCTGGCCGCGGCGGCCTACGCGACGGCCGAGGCGTTGACCCACCTCGACGGGGGCACTCCGGAAACCCTGGGCTGCGCGGTCGAAATCGGGCAGCCCGGGCGGTTCCGGCACCGCCGGTGGCCACCGCACCCCTCCTGCGGGTGCTCGGGGCGTCGCCCGATCCGGTCTGGCGCATCCGCTCCCGGCCGCACAGCAGCAGCGGGCCCGTCGCGTCGGTAA
- a CDS encoding ABC1 kinase family protein encodes MTDIPRRAVSRTAKLAALPLGFAGRTVLGMGKRVTGLASDVISAEIQQRTAEQLFSVLGQLKGGAMKFGQALSVFEAALPDEIAAPYRQALTKLQEAAPPLPAATVHKVLAEQLGPDWRDRFVEFNDTPAAAASIGQVHRAIWRDPGYGPNGGPRHRDVAVKIQYPGAGDALLADLKQLSRLGGMFRAIQPGLDVKPLLVELRERITEELDYELEAESQRAFAAAYADDPDIYIPEVLDAAPRVLITEWVEGTPLSQIIREGTEEQRDEAGRLMAELHLSAPMRAGLLHADPHPGNFRLLPDGRLGVIDFGAVARMPEGTPEPIGRIAALALRDDADAVVAGLRDEGFVSPTEPIDAEGVLDFLRPMLEPIAADEFRFTRAWLRAQAARLASPRSPTYQLSRQLNLPPSYLMIHRVTLGSIGVLCQLEAKAPYRAILERWLPGFAPVG; translated from the coding sequence GTGACCGACATCCCGCGCCGGGCCGTGTCCCGGACCGCCAAGCTCGCCGCTCTGCCGCTCGGTTTCGCCGGTCGGACCGTCCTCGGCATGGGCAAGCGGGTCACCGGCCTCGCGTCCGACGTCATCTCCGCCGAGATCCAGCAGCGCACCGCCGAGCAGCTGTTCAGCGTGCTCGGGCAGCTCAAGGGCGGGGCCATGAAGTTCGGGCAGGCCCTGTCGGTCTTCGAAGCGGCGCTGCCCGACGAGATCGCGGCGCCCTACCGGCAGGCGCTCACCAAGCTCCAGGAGGCCGCCCCGCCGCTGCCCGCGGCGACCGTGCACAAGGTGCTCGCCGAGCAGCTCGGGCCGGACTGGCGGGATCGGTTCGTGGAGTTCAACGACACCCCGGCCGCCGCGGCCAGCATCGGCCAGGTGCACCGCGCGATCTGGCGCGACCCGGGCTACGGGCCGAACGGCGGCCCGCGCCACCGGGACGTGGCCGTGAAGATCCAGTACCCGGGGGCCGGGGACGCCCTGCTCGCCGACCTGAAGCAGCTCTCCCGGCTGGGCGGCATGTTCCGCGCGATCCAGCCGGGGCTGGACGTCAAGCCGCTCCTCGTCGAGCTGCGTGAGCGGATCACCGAGGAGCTGGACTACGAGCTGGAGGCCGAGTCGCAGCGCGCCTTCGCGGCCGCGTACGCCGACGACCCGGACATCTACATCCCCGAGGTGCTCGACGCCGCGCCCCGGGTGCTGATCACCGAGTGGGTCGAGGGCACCCCGCTGTCACAGATCATCCGCGAGGGCACCGAGGAGCAGCGCGACGAGGCCGGGCGACTGATGGCCGAGCTGCACCTCTCCGCGCCGATGCGGGCCGGGCTGCTGCACGCCGACCCGCACCCGGGCAACTTCCGGCTGCTCCCCGACGGCCGGCTCGGCGTGATCGACTTCGGCGCGGTGGCCCGGATGCCGGAGGGCACCCCCGAGCCGATCGGCCGGATCGCCGCGCTGGCGCTGCGGGACGACGCGGACGCAGTGGTCGCCGGGCTGCGGGACGAGGGTTTCGTGAGCCCCACCGAGCCGATCGACGCCGAGGGGGTGCTGGACTTCCTCCGACCGATGCTGGAGCCGATCGCCGCGGACGAGTTCCGGTTCACCCGGGCCTGGCTGCGTGCCCAGGCGGCCCGGCTGGCCAGCCCCCGCTCCCCCACCTACCAGCTCAGCCGCCAGCTCAACCTGCCCCCGTCGTACCTGATGATCCACCGGGTGACGCTGGGCTCGATCGGGGTGCTCTGCCAGCTGGAGGCGAAGGCGCCCTACCGGGCGATCCTGGAACGCTGGCTGCCCGGCTTCGCCCCGGTGGGCTGA
- a CDS encoding WhiB family transcriptional regulator — protein sequence MSLALAPLDVSVEVEANLPCRKFDPDLWFSDSPAELELAKSLCGDCPLRVECLAGAVERAEPWGVWGGEIFERGAVVPRKRPRGRPRKEDLARDAQLRVEAEARLAASGLSESRSSVRLAA from the coding sequence ATGAGTCTGGCGTTGGCCCCGCTCGACGTGAGCGTCGAGGTGGAGGCGAACCTGCCCTGCCGGAAGTTCGACCCCGACCTGTGGTTCTCCGACTCGCCTGCCGAGCTCGAGCTGGCCAAGTCGCTCTGCGGGGACTGCCCGCTGCGCGTCGAGTGCCTCGCCGGCGCGGTGGAGCGGGCCGAGCCCTGGGGCGTCTGGGGCGGCGAGATCTTCGAGCGTGGCGCGGTCGTCCCGCGCAAGCGGCCCCGTGGCCGTCCGCGCAAGGAGGACCTCGCCCGTGACGCCCAGCTCCGGGTCGAGGCGGAGGCGCGACTGGCGGCCAGTGGGCTGTCCGAGTCGCGTAGCTCCGTCCGGCTGGCAGCCTGA
- a CDS encoding ATP-dependent DNA helicase UvrD2 translates to MVVHSAAERVLAGLDPEQRSAVTAPAGPVCILAGAGTGKTRAVTSRIAHRALTGDISARHVLAVTFTARAAAEMRARLAGLGVGGVQARTFHAAALRQVRYFAPRLLEGRAMPELLDSKVRVVTLAAAKVGLRADRAAARDLAGEIEWAKSSLVEPGEYVVAAAKALRETPHEPAKVAEVFAAYERLKRGNGVIDFEDMLRAAVWGIEEHADVAEQVRGQYRHFVVDEYQDVNPLQQRLLDAWLGGRDDLTVVGDASQTIYSFTGATSSYLVDFPRRHRNATVVRLVRDYRSTPQVVGLANAVISQARGAEARLRLELHGQRPPGPEPELRIFTDEPAEANAVAARCRALVDGGTPAREIAVLFRTNAQSEAYEKALTEAGVPYVVQGAERFFERPEVRQAMVALRAATRSIPGETPLPAAVVEGLAAVGWAPDAPPAGGAARERWEALAALVQLAEEYAATPEVVPIGEAAAIERPVTLGDFNEELARRAAQQHVPTVEGVTLASLHSAKGLEWDAVFLVGLAEGTLPTTYAKTPEQVEEERRLLYVGITRAREWLWLSYAAARSPGGRARRPSRFLPQLDRSGGGERAGAGAARRTERRRTQVVSCRICGATLLAGADRKLGRCPTCPSDLDEELYERLREWRQRVAGAQKVPAYVVFTDATLTALAERKPGRTEELVAIAGIGPRKLGLYGDTVLALVAGAGVDEVCPQKSFEI, encoded by the coding sequence GTGGTGGTTCACTCAGCGGCGGAACGGGTGCTGGCCGGCCTCGACCCGGAGCAGCGGTCCGCGGTGACCGCCCCGGCCGGTCCGGTCTGCATCCTGGCCGGCGCCGGGACCGGCAAGACCCGGGCCGTGACCTCCCGGATCGCGCACCGCGCGCTCACCGGCGACATCTCCGCCCGGCATGTGCTGGCGGTCACCTTCACGGCCCGCGCCGCCGCCGAGATGCGAGCCCGCCTCGCCGGGCTGGGCGTGGGCGGTGTGCAGGCGCGCACCTTCCATGCCGCGGCGCTGCGCCAGGTCCGCTACTTCGCGCCCCGGCTGCTGGAGGGCCGGGCCATGCCGGAGCTGCTGGACAGCAAGGTCCGGGTGGTCACCCTGGCCGCCGCCAAGGTGGGCCTGCGGGCCGACCGGGCCGCCGCCCGGGACCTGGCCGGGGAGATCGAGTGGGCCAAGTCGTCGCTGGTCGAGCCGGGTGAGTACGTGGTGGCCGCGGCCAAGGCGCTACGCGAGACCCCACACGAGCCGGCGAAGGTGGCCGAGGTCTTCGCCGCGTACGAGCGGCTCAAGCGCGGCAACGGGGTGATCGACTTCGAGGACATGCTGCGCGCCGCGGTCTGGGGGATCGAGGAGCACGCCGACGTCGCTGAACAGGTCCGCGGCCAGTACCGGCACTTCGTGGTCGACGAGTACCAGGACGTCAACCCGCTCCAGCAGCGGCTGCTGGACGCCTGGCTCGGTGGCCGGGACGACCTCACCGTGGTCGGCGACGCCAGCCAGACCATCTACTCGTTCACCGGGGCCACCTCGTCCTACCTGGTCGACTTCCCGCGCCGCCACCGCAACGCCACGGTGGTCCGGCTGGTCCGCGACTACCGGTCCACCCCGCAGGTGGTGGGGCTGGCCAACGCGGTGATCTCCCAGGCGCGGGGCGCCGAGGCCCGGCTGCGGCTGGAGCTGCACGGCCAGCGCCCGCCGGGCCCCGAGCCCGAGTTGCGGATCTTCACCGACGAGCCGGCCGAGGCCAACGCGGTCGCCGCCCGCTGCCGGGCGCTGGTCGACGGCGGCACCCCGGCCCGGGAGATCGCCGTGCTGTTCCGCACCAACGCGCAGTCCGAGGCGTACGAGAAGGCGCTCACCGAGGCCGGCGTCCCGTACGTCGTGCAGGGGGCGGAACGCTTCTTCGAGCGCCCCGAGGTGCGGCAGGCGATGGTCGCGCTGCGCGCCGCCACGCGGTCCATCCCGGGGGAGACCCCGCTGCCGGCCGCCGTGGTGGAGGGACTGGCCGCGGTCGGCTGGGCGCCCGACGCGCCCCCGGCCGGTGGTGCGGCACGCGAGCGGTGGGAGGCGCTCGCCGCCCTGGTCCAGCTCGCCGAGGAGTACGCGGCGACGCCCGAGGTGGTGCCGATCGGCGAGGCCGCCGCCATCGAGCGCCCCGTCACCCTGGGCGACTTCAACGAGGAGCTGGCCCGGCGGGCCGCACAGCAGCACGTGCCCACCGTGGAGGGGGTGACGCTGGCCTCGCTGCACTCGGCCAAGGGCCTGGAGTGGGACGCCGTCTTCCTGGTCGGGCTGGCCGAGGGCACGCTGCCCACCACGTACGCGAAGACCCCCGAGCAGGTCGAGGAGGAGCGGCGGCTGCTCTACGTGGGAATCACCCGGGCGCGGGAGTGGCTCTGGCTGTCGTACGCGGCGGCCCGCTCGCCCGGCGGCCGGGCCCGGCGGCCGTCCCGCTTCCTGCCGCAGCTGGACCGCTCCGGCGGCGGCGAGCGGGCCGGCGCGGGCGCGGCCCGGCGCACCGAGCGGCGCCGCACCCAGGTCGTCTCCTGCCGGATCTGCGGCGCCACCCTGCTGGCCGGTGCGGACCGGAAGCTGGGCCGCTGCCCGACCTGTCCGTCCGACCTGGACGAGGAGCTGTACGAGCGGTTGCGCGAGTGGCGGCAGCGCGTGGCCGGGGCGCAGAAGGTGCCGGCGTACGTGGTGTTCACCGACGCCACGCTCACCGCGCTGGCCGAGCGGAAGCCCGGCCGCACCGAGGAGCTGGTCGCGATCGCCGGAATCGGCCCCCGCAAACTGGGCCTTTACGGCGATACGGTGCTGGCCCTGGTGGCCGGTGCGGGGGTGGACGAGGTCTGCCCGCAGAAAAGTTTCGAAATCTAG
- a CDS encoding mycoredoxin encodes MLTMYSTSWCGYCHRLKSQLDREGIGYEVVDIEQDTKAAEFVMSVNGGNQTVPTLRFDDGSALTNPSIVQVKQHLASLAG; translated from the coding sequence ATGTTGACGATGTATTCCACCTCGTGGTGCGGCTACTGCCACCGGCTGAAGTCGCAGCTCGACCGGGAGGGCATCGGGTACGAGGTGGTCGACATCGAGCAGGACACGAAGGCCGCCGAGTTCGTGATGAGCGTCAACGGCGGCAACCAGACCGTCCCGACCCTGCGGTTCGACGACGGCAGCGCCCTGACCAACCCCTCGATCGTCCAGGTCAAGCAGCACCTGGCCAGCCTCGCCGGCTGA
- a CDS encoding MFS transporter, with protein sequence MRTVLRRPDFRLLFVALLASMAAESILLLALAVWVKDLTGSDGMAGATIFAVIAPMALAPLVGWVVDRVRRRPFFVTANLGTAVLLCPLFAVHDRADVWMIYVVAALYGLSYIALSAVLSGLIRHLVPSDLLADANGVLQTVRQGLRLVGPLAGAGLYAAVGGWLLVALAMSGFLTAAAVVGVLRVTEATPVRPARRWPAGLGAGLRHLAGDPALRRALLGYGLGSLMMGFTESLIFAYVDLGLGRDAAFVGVLVTVQGIGGLVGGLVSAAVVRRAGEVGALAAGVTFFGPAALALAYPRLWLGVVALLLAGLSLPLTMVGLNTLIQRRTPPGLLGRVAAASEALVSGPQAVSIGSGALFVGVFDYRLLFALVGVTTTAAGLYLWRGRRLTAPRSVLVHVPAPRRPLDHEVLAATRRRRTP encoded by the coding sequence ATGCGCACCGTCCTGCGCCGCCCCGACTTCCGCCTGCTCTTCGTCGCGCTGCTGGCGAGCATGGCGGCCGAGTCGATCCTGCTGCTGGCCCTGGCCGTCTGGGTCAAGGACCTCACCGGGTCCGACGGCATGGCCGGGGCGACCATCTTCGCCGTCATCGCGCCCATGGCGCTCGCCCCGCTGGTCGGCTGGGTGGTCGACCGGGTCCGCCGCCGGCCGTTCTTCGTGACCGCCAACCTCGGCACGGCCGTGCTGCTCTGCCCGCTCTTCGCCGTCCACGACCGCGCCGACGTCTGGATGATCTACGTGGTGGCCGCGCTCTACGGGCTGTCGTACATCGCGTTGAGCGCGGTGCTCAGCGGGCTCATCCGGCACCTGGTGCCGAGCGACCTGCTGGCCGACGCCAACGGGGTGCTGCAGACCGTCCGGCAGGGGTTGCGGCTGGTCGGCCCGCTGGCCGGGGCCGGGCTCTACGCCGCGGTCGGCGGCTGGCTGCTGGTCGCCCTGGCCATGTCCGGCTTCCTCACCGCCGCCGCGGTGGTCGGCGTGCTCCGGGTCACCGAAGCCACGCCGGTCCGGCCCGCGCGCCGCTGGCCGGCCGGGCTGGGCGCCGGCCTCCGCCACCTGGCCGGCGACCCCGCGCTGCGCCGGGCCCTGCTCGGGTACGGGCTGGGCTCGCTCATGATGGGCTTCACCGAGTCGCTGATCTTCGCGTACGTCGACCTGGGGCTGGGCCGCGACGCCGCGTTCGTCGGTGTGCTCGTCACCGTGCAGGGGATCGGCGGGCTGGTCGGTGGGCTCGTCTCGGCCGCCGTGGTGCGCCGCGCCGGCGAGGTGGGCGCCCTGGCCGCCGGGGTGACCTTCTTCGGGCCGGCCGCGCTGGCGCTCGCGTACCCCCGGCTCTGGCTCGGCGTGGTGGCGCTGCTGCTGGCCGGGCTCTCCCTGCCGCTGACCATGGTCGGGCTGAACACGCTGATCCAGCGGCGGACCCCGCCGGGGCTGCTGGGCCGGGTCGCGGCCGCCTCCGAGGCGCTGGTCAGCGGCCCGCAGGCGGTCTCCATCGGGTCCGGCGCGCTGTTCGTCGGTGTGTTCGACTACCGCCTGCTCTTCGCCCTGGTCGGGGTGACCACCACGGCCGCCGGCCTCTACCTCTGGCGCGGCCGCCGGCTCACCGCGCCCCGGTCCGTCCTGGTCCACGTGCCGGCTCCGCGCCGCCCGCTCGACCACGAGGTGCTGGCGGCGACGCGCCGGCGCCGGACGCCCTGA
- a CDS encoding helix-turn-helix domain-containing protein: MPPAAPGPILRRRRLGTELRRLREQAGLTGDQVIERIGWASASKLSRLENGRSRPDPDDVGVLLTLYGAEAELREELLGITQEAGDMRGWLRNFPVMTQQQRGFAELEAGCAEISEYNPVLVPGLLQTPGYARHRIMSAAQVAEEAGDLEIEDPETEVRARQARQSLLTRSPDAPRYTAVLEEAALGHRAGPPEVLHEQIVHLCELALLPNVTLRLLLRDTRVGDWYLPPTAFSVYRFADPLDPETLAIEGGFTDVMSTEANTLNRYKVVFEWLCSAALSASDTLSWLIEATGRLTGTAAESTVAFGPATAPTQRRRDSGRLTTDR, from the coding sequence GTGCCTCCTGCCGCACCAGGCCCGATCCTGCGCCGTCGCAGGCTCGGCACCGAGCTGCGCCGACTGCGCGAACAGGCCGGCCTCACCGGCGACCAGGTCATCGAGCGGATCGGCTGGGCCTCCGCGTCCAAGCTGTCGCGTCTGGAGAACGGCCGCAGCCGGCCCGACCCCGACGACGTGGGTGTCCTGCTGACCCTCTACGGCGCCGAGGCCGAGCTCCGCGAGGAGCTGCTGGGGATCACCCAGGAGGCCGGCGACATGCGCGGCTGGCTGCGCAACTTCCCGGTGATGACCCAGCAGCAGCGCGGGTTCGCCGAGCTGGAGGCGGGCTGTGCGGAGATCTCGGAGTACAACCCGGTGCTGGTGCCCGGGCTGTTGCAGACCCCGGGCTACGCCCGGCACCGGATCATGTCCGCGGCTCAGGTCGCCGAGGAGGCCGGCGACCTGGAGATCGAGGACCCGGAGACCGAGGTACGCGCCCGGCAGGCCCGCCAGTCGCTGCTGACCCGCTCCCCGGACGCGCCGCGCTACACGGCGGTGCTGGAGGAGGCCGCGCTCGGGCACCGGGCGGGCCCGCCCGAGGTGCTGCACGAGCAGATCGTCCACCTCTGCGAGCTGGCCCTGCTGCCGAACGTGACCCTGCGCCTGTTGCTGCGCGACACCCGGGTCGGCGACTGGTACCTCCCACCGACCGCCTTCTCGGTCTACCGGTTCGCCGACCCGCTCGATCCGGAGACGTTGGCCATCGAAGGTGGGTTCACCGACGTCATGTCGACCGAGGCAAACACCCTAAATCGCTATAAAGTGGTGTTCGAGTGGCTATGCTCGGCGGCGCTCTCCGCATCGGACACCCTCTCCTGGCTGATCGAGGCGACGGGACGGCTGACCGGCACGGCAGCCGAGTCCACAGTGGCGTTCGGGCCGGCAACGGCGCCGACCCAGCGCCGCCGCGACTCGGGGCGCCTGACGACGGACCGGTGA
- a CDS encoding DUF397 domain-containing protein, producing MNEIRNSSSGQLAGLAWRKSTRSQTSNCVEVAPLRTGPGAVALRDSKDPRGPVLLFNRAGWLGFIAGAKNGQFDLN from the coding sequence ATGAACGAGATCCGCAACAGCTCGTCCGGGCAGCTCGCCGGCCTCGCCTGGCGCAAGAGCACCCGCAGCCAGACCTCGAACTGCGTGGAGGTCGCGCCACTGCGCACCGGACCCGGGGCCGTGGCGCTGCGGGACAGCAAGGACCCGCGCGGGCCGGTGCTGTTGTTCAACCGGGCCGGCTGGCTCGGCTTCATCGCCGGGGCGAAGAACGGCCAGTTCGACCTGAACTGA
- the nudC gene encoding NAD(+) diphosphatase, translating to MTGEPAPPLARTTLDRAAHRRTDPGWLAEAWELARVLVLDSTDDGRALVRGEAAPPELVLVGAGELPEVPRSVPMFLGVDSDGVPVFAVDGPLPELAGTRRVSLREVGHLLTDRDAGIFTTALALLNWHVRHGFSSSNGQATQVDEAGWSRVDANGGRIWPRTDPAMIVLVHDGVDGPDGRCLLGNNATWPSTPGERRYSCLAGYVEPGESAEAAVLREVREEVGVEVEEIGYAGSQSWPFPGSLMLGFLARADADAPIRLDPAEIAHARWFTRREIGAALGGQPVRVDGGDRLLLPPPSSIALFLVHRWLDGHC from the coding sequence ATGACCGGCGAGCCCGCCCCACCGCTGGCCCGGACCACGCTCGACCGGGCGGCCCACCGGCGTACCGACCCGGGCTGGCTCGCCGAGGCATGGGAGCTGGCGCGGGTGCTCGTGCTGGACTCGACCGACGACGGTCGCGCGCTGGTCCGGGGCGAGGCGGCCCCGCCGGAGCTGGTGCTGGTCGGCGCCGGCGAGCTGCCCGAGGTGCCCCGGTCGGTGCCGATGTTCCTGGGCGTCGACTCGGACGGCGTGCCGGTCTTCGCGGTGGACGGGCCGCTGCCCGAGCTGGCCGGCACCCGGCGGGTCAGCCTGCGCGAGGTCGGCCACCTGTTGACCGACCGCGACGCCGGGATCTTCACCACGGCGCTGGCGCTGCTCAACTGGCACGTCCGGCACGGTTTCTCCTCGTCGAACGGGCAGGCGACCCAGGTGGACGAGGCCGGCTGGTCGCGCGTCGACGCGAACGGCGGGCGGATCTGGCCGCGTACCGATCCGGCCATGATCGTGCTGGTGCACGACGGCGTGGACGGCCCGGACGGGCGCTGCCTGCTGGGCAACAACGCCACCTGGCCGAGCACCCCGGGCGAGCGCCGCTACTCCTGCCTGGCCGGCTACGTCGAGCCGGGGGAGTCGGCCGAGGCCGCCGTGCTGCGGGAGGTCCGCGAGGAGGTCGGCGTCGAGGTCGAGGAGATCGGGTACGCGGGCAGCCAGTCCTGGCCGTTCCCCGGTTCGCTGATGCTGGGCTTCCTGGCCCGCGCCGACGCCGACGCGCCGATCCGGCTGGACCCGGCCGAGATCGCCCACGCCCGCTGGTTCACCCGGCGGGAGATCGGGGCCGCGCTGGGCGGCCAGCCGGTCCGGGTCGACGGCGGCGACCGCCTGCTGCTCCCGCCGCCGTCGTCGATCGCCCTCTTCCTGGTCCACCGCTGGCTCGACGGCCACTGCTGA